The nucleotide sequence TGCTCCTCTTTACTTTGACCAGCTTCCATTTCTGCCATTGTTCAGCGTTACACTGAAGGCATGTCAGAGGCTCAGCTCAGGCTGCGTTTTCAGCAGCGTTGATGAGCTTCGTCTCACTGTGTTCTCACCAGGAAACAACATTTTTACCATGAATTTTACCTTTTTTCCTGAAGAGCAGCGTGTCCGGCAGAGCAAAATGTGCCTCTAAAACTAACTTAAGAGCTAATGAGAGCCACGCGCTAACAGTCACGCAGGCCTCGAGTGAAAACCTGAGGAAGctaggaggaggcggagctaggaggaggcggagctaggaggaggcggagctagGAGGCGGAGCTTGCTCATTGCTTTCTGTTTACACGAGGATGAGCGAGGACGACGCGTCTGAGGCGAGAACTCACCGGAGCAGACGCCGTGCTGTGGACGCAGAAGAGGATCTACTTGACCAGCAGAAGTTCTGCAGTCGCTGCAGCTGTCCAGTGAAGACCAGCCGTCATGATGGCTGTCAGTGGCGAGCAGAAATCCTCACGGGAAACTCCCGTCTGTAATTTCACTTTCATGCATTTACTCAGATCGTGCACAGCCTCAGGCAGCCTGCTTGTTGCTTTACATGTTCATGTGAGGCTAAGAAACAATATTTCAGAGGGAAACACTGTTTCTGCTCCACGACATTTATTTAccaaacattacaaaacattGTTAAAGATGAAAAGTGAACTGTACAACCTTCTGGCTGTTTGACATCTCATAAAAACCCTTCAGACTTCTTAAATGGTATCATTTCTGTCATGTTCACGTGATTCAAGTCAGTTTTAGTAAAACACCCGTTTCGGTGAGAGCTCACATTAACATCACTGCAACTAACAGAcgtttcctttttctctccagCAAATGCAGGAAACCCCGTTCCAAAGGCTCCACGGTGTCTGTTCACAAAGGGTCCATAATCCATAGGTCACATGTGTCCCTGATGAAATCTATGGAATTTATTTACAGGTTTGTAACATAATAATGcgatttttactttttatttttcaatactTGGGACCTTTTCTGTGGAATACGTTAAGCCCAACTCTACCCAGACTCTGCCTTTAGTGGCCCCCCGGTGATTTGAGTTTGAGCCCCCTGGTATGAatatactgtgtgtgtttgtaagtgTAAATGAGCGtttatgctttgtttttgtagGTTTTCACAAGGCCAGCGAATGAGGCAAGTTGGTCTCCTGGAAGGTGGTACTGCAGCAAGTAGCAGGACACGAAGGAAAATGGCCGAATCCATGAGAGAAGTATGAACTGAATTTGCGAAAATTCACAAGACTTGAATGAAACTAGTAGAACAATGGAAATCAGGAGCTCTCAACACATTTAATACATCTGTATGCCATACTCTAAGAATAATCTGAACAGGTGACATGTAGATGTGGCCCACCGTCGTGAATTTAACTGAACACGCTTTGCTCTCCTAAAGTCTGCCGGCGTGCAAGAAACAAACTTCGGCATCAAGGTCGAATGAAAACTGGTGACGGCCTTCATGATGTTGGACGAGAGCGAGTTGTCCCATGAAGAAAAGGGAGTCCTTCATGCAGATCATCCacattcagtttattttcctgttcCGTGACAATATGTcatttaaattaattaattcagtTTGTTTAAAGACCcatgaaatgtaaaatatcCTGCAGGCTGTCCAACATGGCTTTGCTGCCTGGATTTCTAAATAACCTGAACAGGAGGACTGAGAGCGTCTCGGatggcctccagctccttcagaaCCGGAACCGAGGACACAGGGGAGGTCTCTGGACGTGACGGGACCGACTGCCGTCAGGAGACGAGCCTCATTCCTCTCGTCCGGGACGCCGACCTGCAGAGACCTTCAGACCTCCGGGCAGGTCGGTGTGTTTCTCGCCTCGCAGGTTCTCCTCCATCATCTGGAAGGAACACACTCTGAAGgtcagacccagcagaaccctgcTGCTCTTCTGTCCTCAACAGAGACACAGACCGTCCTCCTGGTCTTGGTGTCCAGGCCCGTCTTCCCCAGCAGGTAGGACAGTTTGGTCAGAGCGGCCTCCGGAGTCATGTCCCCTCCAGAGATCACGCCGGCGTCCATCAGCGCCTGGAAGAGACAGAACCGACCGGGTTCCTGTGGATCCTGACGGAGGCGGCGCCGCGGCAGCAGTACCTGTCCGGTGGCGTAGGTCATGGACACGGTTCCTCGCAGACACTGCGTACAGTTGACGACGATGACGCCGTTGTCCGTGGCCTTCTTCAGCGcctgcagcaggtcctggtcttTATCGGGGGCGTTCCCGCTGCCGTAGGTCTCCAGGACCACCCCCTGCAGGTCCTGGTGCAGGAACGCCTTCACCTGGACCACAAGACACGGTTCGGTTCTCCACAGCCCGGAACTCACCGCGAGGTTCTGCCAACGGTCCCTTCAGAGAACACACCCCTGAAGACACCAGAACACAGAAGACGCCAGACCGTCCTCTGGTGGAGTCGCTACGGAGAACACCACTCGCTAACCGGTTCTTCACCACTCCAGGTGGTTCTCTTCTCCAGGTGTCTCATTGGTCTCCAGCATTATGGATCCATGAGGATctcattcatcacttcattcTCTCAGATCCTCATCTCTCCTTCAGAACACGCCCCCTTCTGACCTTCCAGGATTCATCCTTTCATCTGATTCACATTCGCTCTGCGATACACCAGAGAGAACCTTTCCGGTTCCGTCTGAAGGTTCTCCTGCTCCAGGGAGCGGTCCGGCTCTCTGTGGGTCTCAGAGTAACGTCTGACTGGAGGAACCGGCTGGTTCCATGAAGCTGGGACTCACCGTGGCGGCAGTGATTCCCGGGAACAGTCGGAGCAGGCCGATGTTCCGGCTCAGGTGTCTGCTGACCTGGAACTTGTCCGTGGATTTGTCCTTCCACAGGATGTCCGTGTTgactggaggagagacggagaggacaGGCTAGAAGACAGCTCAGAGTTTCTGGTCAGCAGACAGGAGCTCTGCGACCGACCTTTGATGTGGGCCTCAGTGGAGGCCAGAGGAACCAGGTTCGGGGAGCAGAAGGCATCGAAGCTCTCAGCATCCACCTTGGTGGAGCAGTTCCCTCGGTAGAGCTTGTTGTAGAAATACAGGGAGACCTGAGAACCAGGCAGAGAGAACATCTTCAGACTGGACCAGAAAGAAAGTCCACAAGGTTCTTCCTGTCCTGGAAAGGTTCCTCAGGATGGTGAAGTGACGGCTCAGAGGACATGTTCCTTAACGGTGCAATAAGTAAAATTTCATCACCAAATACCCCCCGAGAGAGACGCCCCACAGTTCAGTGAGTTTAGACAGGCGAGGGGCATCGCACCAATGGAGCAGACATAGAACACACAGAATCTGGCAACTTTGGGAGTTCTTatgtgattggctctggaaccaggaagtggggaCCAactccaggaaccaggaagtagtgatgagctagccccgcccaccagagTAGTTCCGTGAAACACAAAGATAGTTAAAATGTCTGCTGGTCGGACGAGGAGtttggaggaagagcagcggctCATTGATTGATGCTCAGCATGTCttagctagctgctagccactagctcctagctgctagccactagctcctagctcctagccactagctcctagctgctagccactagctcctagctgctagccactagctCCTAGCGCCTAGCCACTAGCTCCTAGCGCCTAGCCACTAGCTcctagctgctagccactagctcctagctgctagccactagctcctagccactagctcctagctgctagccactagctcctagctgctagccactagttcctagctgctagccactagctcctagctgctagccactagctcctagctgctagccactagctcctagctgctagccactagctCCTAGCTGCTAGCCGGCCACTAGGGGGACTTCCACTTCCGGTCTAGACCGGTCAAAGAGCCGGTTTCTTCCTCATCGGGCTTTActtcctctctgctcagtgCTGGTTTCGGCCACAGCGCCTCCAGGTGCTCAGCTGGTGTAACGACGTGACGTAGTCCAGGAGTTTGGTCTGATCTCAGAAAACCAAAACCTGAACCGAGTCCCGGACTGTCCTGGTGTGAGAGTGGCCTGGAGAATCAGCGTGGTGACGTCCTCGTCTCACCTCAGGAATGTCAAACTGTCCGGCGAGCAGCAGCGCccccagcaggttgtctctgccGTCGTTCCTCAACTCGTAGATCGGCACCTGAAGACAGAAAGATGTCTTCAGCTCCGTCAAGACCAGACAAGGACGGAGCGGCGAGACGGCGGCTCACCTGGGCGCCGGTGACCACCACCGGTTTCCGCAGGTGTTCACACAGGAAGGACAGGGCGGACGCCGTGTAGGCCATGGTGTCGGTACCGTGAAGGACCACGAATCCTGCGTACGTCTCGTAGTTTTTCTGGAGGACAGAGAAAAGGACGAGGACATGCAGTGGATGGTTTCAGGTTCCGGGACCTTCCGGCCGTTCCAGTTCCCTTCTGATTGGGGAAATCCAGAAACCACAAACGAGACGACTCAGTTTTCTGGTTTGATGTCCGGAGACGAAAACCAGGAGCGGCTCGTCTCCCGTTTCTGGTTTGAAAGTTGGAATCAAAAAACCAAAATTCATGATTTGAAGCTTGTTTCACCAGAAAAccaaagaacagaaacaaaccatCGCTGGAGAACACGTCAGTCAAAAGACGGACTTCCTGCtgagttctggttctggctctaCCAGACCTTCATGTCCGTCTTGTGATGGTACTCGTGTGTTCTGGGTTTGGTAGCTGGATGTGATTCGTGatgcaggtggcgctgttgagctGTTTTCTAGTTACTGTGAATTTCCCCCAAGTTATGAAACTTTTCTCCAGGAACCTTTAGAGCCTCAAACACTGGAACGTGTCAGAGAACGTCATATTTCCGGAGCGGTTCCTTCTCTCAACACATGGATCTCAGGGAAAGGATGAAGCACCTCGATGTCGGTCCCGATCTTGACCCAGTCCTCGGGGGTCATGTTGGaggagtccagcagagggttGTACTCATCGATGGTGTAGACcaccctcttcctctcagcactctcactgaatgaaggagaagaagagacgtGAAGGGACATGTCTCTGTCTTTGCATGTGGGACgttcacagcaggaggacagaaagcGAGAACAGAGACAGGACGATGATCTGATGCTTCATGTTCCTGAAACTCCGCCGGATGAAGCTGATTGTCAGAAGAGCAGGAAGCTGAAAGCTGACTGTCTTGATGtggagttttattttcaaacagcaccaactagtggaccaacggGAAAACTACACCCTGTTCCTGTGTCTGtgtcccccagtagaaccatggagtccccagtagaaccacggagtccccactagaaccacggagtccccagtagaa is from Salarias fasciatus chromosome 7 unlocalized genomic scaffold, fSalaFa1.1 super_scaffold_4, whole genome shotgun sequence and encodes:
- the LOC115382614 gene encoding uncharacterized protein LOC115382614, with the protein product MALVVDKLVEQLVIMPSVSSELLELPCGTLDDKGGHDVESTPSEEEQGKLSDLPKTEHVPSMPRSEESLRGAQLKLQLARLKMEAEEKAQEREARMQLEIKRLEIEADTAVRIRQLELARSGPTAPGGGLVPVPGLLLKFLRSLPILHDQDYAEKHRLRERYGDQTLVLPESAERKRVVYTIDEYNPLLDSSNMTPEDWVKIGTDIEKNYETYAGFVVLHGTDTMAYTASALSFLCEHLRKPVVVTGAQVPIYELRNDGRDNLLGALLLAGQFDIPEVSLYFYNKLYRGNCSTKVDAESFDAFCSPNLVPLASTEAHIKVNTDILWKDKSTDKFQVSRHLSRNIGLLRLFPGITAATVKAFLHQDLQGVVLETYGSGNAPDKDQDLLQALKKATDNGVIVVNCTQCLRGTVSMTYATGQALMDAGVISGGDMTPEAALTKLSYLLGKTGLDTKTRRTMMEENLRGEKHTDLPGGLKVSAGRRPGREE